In Fodinicola acaciae, the following proteins share a genomic window:
- the dapA gene encoding 4-hydroxy-tetrahydrodipicolinate synthase, translating into MEGLYIPLITPFTADDRIDLAALEKLADRLLGDGARGLVVFGTTGEPATLTAGEKRDILSLAATICRDHGAELVVGAGGNDTRTSVEALRALAKTPEVTAALTVVPYYTRPGQAGVVEHFRMLATESPVPLVIYNIPYRTGQTLSWQTICQLADIPGIIGTKHAVGAIDDDTVGLMAAKPREFSVLAGDDLYASPLLALGGSGAILASAHLATDQFAALVRAWLDGDATGGRELGHRLAPLSAALFTEPNPTVIKAALHAAGQLATPAVRLPLLPASPEALEAYEAHVVKMN; encoded by the coding sequence ATGGAAGGCCTCTACATCCCGCTGATCACCCCGTTCACCGCCGATGACCGGATCGACCTTGCCGCGCTGGAAAAACTCGCCGACCGCCTGCTCGGCGACGGAGCGCGCGGCCTCGTCGTCTTCGGTACGACCGGCGAGCCGGCGACGCTGACCGCCGGCGAGAAGCGCGACATTCTCAGTCTGGCGGCCACAATCTGCCGTGACCACGGCGCCGAGCTGGTCGTCGGAGCCGGCGGCAACGACACGCGTACGTCCGTGGAAGCCTTGCGAGCGCTGGCAAAGACACCCGAGGTCACCGCCGCGCTGACGGTCGTGCCGTACTACACACGGCCGGGACAGGCCGGTGTCGTCGAGCATTTCCGCATGCTGGCAACGGAAAGTCCGGTGCCGCTGGTGATCTACAACATTCCTTACCGCACCGGCCAAACGCTCAGCTGGCAGACCATCTGCCAGCTCGCCGACATCCCCGGAATCATCGGCACGAAACACGCGGTCGGCGCGATCGACGACGACACCGTAGGGCTGATGGCGGCGAAGCCCCGAGAGTTTTCCGTGCTGGCAGGCGACGATCTCTACGCGTCACCGCTGCTCGCGCTCGGCGGTTCCGGCGCGATCCTCGCGTCCGCGCACCTCGCGACCGACCAGTTCGCCGCACTCGTACGCGCGTGGCTCGACGGCGACGCGACCGGCGGCCGTGAGCTGGGCCATCGGCTCGCTCCGCTGTCGGCCGCGCTGTTCACCGAGCCCAATCCGACCGTCATCAAGGCCGCCCTGCACGCCGCCGGCCAGCTCGCGACACCGGCCGTACGCCTGCCGCTGCTGCCGGCATCACCGGAGGCACTGGAGGCATATGAGGCTCATGTGGTGAAAATGAACTAA
- a CDS encoding copper resistance CopC family protein, giving the protein MRLALRFLVLLAAIAGLAVTAPAYAHDVLVSSTPASGASVPAPRMVTFVFNDVVLNKFAAVVVTGPDGKQYQDGAPRVVDTSVSVNVKPLSAKGAYTASYRIVSADGHPVSGDITFTVTSTTPGSLDPNAPGVTQTTAPPAAAASGGDATPWVIGIGVAILVLALGAVFLATRRRQPVEQPEPIDDNEPAATGPDSGRTAE; this is encoded by the coding sequence GTGAGACTCGCACTGCGCTTTCTGGTCCTGCTGGCCGCCATCGCCGGCCTCGCCGTCACAGCACCTGCGTACGCGCACGACGTACTCGTCTCCTCGACGCCGGCCAGCGGCGCGTCCGTACCGGCACCGCGGATGGTCACCTTCGTCTTCAACGACGTGGTGCTCAACAAGTTCGCGGCCGTCGTGGTGACCGGTCCGGACGGCAAGCAATACCAGGACGGCGCACCGCGAGTGGTCGACACCTCGGTGTCGGTCAACGTCAAGCCGCTGAGCGCGAAAGGCGCCTACACCGCGTCCTACCGGATCGTGTCAGCCGACGGCCATCCCGTGTCCGGCGACATCACGTTCACCGTGACGAGCACGACCCCCGGCAGCCTCGACCCCAACGCGCCAGGCGTGACCCAGACAACCGCGCCACCGGCAGCGGCCGCCAGCGGCGGCGACGCCACACCATGGGTGATCGGCATCGGCGTGGCGATTCTGGTGCTGGCGCTCGGCGCCGTCTTCCTGGCCACCCGCCGCCGCCAACCAGTCGAACAGCCAGAGCCCATCGACGACAACGAGCCAGCCGCCACCGGACCCGACT
- a CDS encoding LysR family transcriptional regulator: MLDVRRLRLLRELSHRGTIAAVAEALAYTPSAVSQQLTALEREAGVPLLRRTGRRVTLTPAGAQLVDHTESVLATLERASAALAATRETLTGHLRIGAFPTAMRTLLPPALVALGSAHPALELTVRELDPSAVADALRTDRLDLALVNSYDFVPADPEPGVETEHLLDETIYLAATAARTIADCRDSPWILASPETLCHTMAVRACQAAGFTPQARHHADDFVTVLALVAAGQGVALVPELGAVHPPAGVVLSALKSRRRTLVAYRSGTGQHPAVAAAVAALKESR, encoded by the coding sequence ATGCTGGACGTACGCAGGCTCCGCCTCCTCCGCGAGCTGTCCCATCGCGGCACGATCGCCGCCGTCGCCGAAGCGCTCGCCTACACGCCGTCGGCGGTGTCGCAACAGCTCACCGCGCTCGAACGCGAAGCAGGCGTGCCCCTGCTCCGGCGCACCGGCCGGCGTGTCACTCTCACTCCGGCCGGCGCGCAGCTCGTCGACCACACCGAGTCCGTACTCGCCACTCTCGAACGCGCCTCGGCCGCGCTCGCCGCGACCCGCGAGACACTGACCGGTCACCTGCGGATCGGCGCTTTCCCCACCGCCATGCGGACTTTGCTGCCGCCAGCACTGGTCGCACTCGGCTCGGCGCATCCTGCCCTTGAGCTCACCGTCCGCGAACTCGACCCGTCGGCCGTCGCCGACGCGCTGCGCACGGACCGGCTCGACCTCGCCTTGGTCAACTCATACGATTTCGTACCGGCCGATCCGGAGCCCGGCGTGGAAACCGAACATCTCCTCGACGAAACCATCTATCTGGCCGCCACAGCCGCGCGTACCATCGCCGACTGCCGCGACTCCCCCTGGATCCTCGCCAGCCCCGAAACCCTCTGCCACACCATGGCCGTACGCGCCTGCCAGGCCGCCGGTTTCACCCCACAAGCCCGCCATCACGCCGACGATTTCGTGACAGTGTTGGCTTTGGTGGCCGCTGGCCAGGGAGTGGCGCTGGTGCCGGAGCTCGGTGCCGTCCACCCTCCTGCCGGGGTTGTCCTGTCTGCCTTGAAAAGTCGCCGGCGCACACTCGTGGCGTACCGGAGCGGGACCGGTCAACATCCGGCAGTCGCCGCGGCGGTGGCCGCCTTGAAGGAGAGTCGCTGA
- a CDS encoding MauE/DoxX family redox-associated membrane protein: MTDVSVQQPAERPNSRALPPWLSTAQPWVSLVLRLALGIIWLAAALPKITDVDGNVRSVRVYELGVPDVVNQVIGIGQPFLELLLGLLLIVGVATRWVSAFSGLVFLIFIGGIASAWARGLRIDCGCFSKGGQLAAGADPAYLQEIVRDSGFLLIAVLLVIWPLSKFSVDALLRRFSVTAADLEDGDDDEENV; encoded by the coding sequence ATGACGGACGTGAGCGTGCAGCAGCCGGCTGAGCGGCCCAACTCGCGCGCGCTGCCGCCGTGGTTGTCCACCGCCCAGCCGTGGGTGTCGCTGGTGCTGCGGCTGGCGCTCGGGATCATCTGGCTGGCCGCCGCCCTGCCGAAGATCACCGACGTCGACGGCAACGTCCGCAGCGTACGGGTCTACGAGCTCGGCGTGCCGGACGTCGTCAACCAGGTCATCGGCATCGGCCAGCCGTTCCTCGAGCTGCTGCTGGGGTTGCTGTTGATCGTCGGAGTCGCGACCAGATGGGTCTCCGCGTTCTCCGGCCTGGTGTTCCTGATCTTCATCGGCGGCATCGCCTCGGCCTGGGCACGCGGCCTGCGGATCGACTGCGGCTGCTTCTCCAAGGGTGGCCAGCTGGCCGCCGGCGCCGACCCGGCCTACCTGCAGGAGATCGTGCGAGACAGTGGCTTCCTGCTGATCGCCGTGCTGCTGGTGATCTGGCCGCTGTCGAAGTTTTCGGTGGACGCCCTGCTCCGCCGGTTCAGTGTGACCGCCGCCGATCTGGAGGACGGCGACGACGACGAGGAGAACGTGTGA
- a CDS encoding zinc-binding dehydrogenase, which yields MSQLPADSMQAARWYGRRDVRVVDVPVPTDPRPGWLVAKVDACGLCGTDIEEYLHGPLLTPVDEPFALTGATAPLTLGHELVGTVTEVVGDGVTLTPGTRVAIEGNLFCGECDWCRRGQTNVCPRSGQLGQRTDGGLAHYVATPEYCCIPYSADLPPGQAALAEPLSVAVRAIRRGRVGVGDRVAVVGGGTVGLLTAQVARIAGADTVMLVEPNPVRRALASSFGADVAVTPEEAQAAATASTGGHGLDVVLDCAGVRQATPQAIELTRRAGRTVLVAIYPGDLTFDALDFLASEKELIASMSHTYTADYPDAVRLLETAKVDVRPLITDRVALPDVVRDGFEALVAEPQKHLKVVVEPHPRDN from the coding sequence GTGAGTCAACTGCCGGCCGACAGCATGCAGGCAGCAAGGTGGTACGGCCGACGTGACGTCCGCGTCGTCGACGTGCCGGTCCCCACAGATCCGCGGCCGGGCTGGCTGGTCGCCAAGGTCGACGCCTGCGGATTGTGCGGCACCGACATCGAGGAATATCTGCACGGTCCGCTGCTCACCCCGGTCGACGAGCCGTTTGCGCTGACCGGCGCGACCGCGCCGCTGACCCTCGGCCACGAGCTGGTCGGCACGGTCACCGAGGTGGTCGGCGACGGCGTGACGCTCACCCCGGGCACGCGGGTGGCGATCGAAGGCAACCTGTTCTGCGGCGAGTGCGACTGGTGTCGCCGCGGCCAGACCAACGTCTGCCCGCGCTCTGGCCAGCTCGGCCAGCGTACGGACGGCGGCCTCGCGCATTACGTGGCGACACCGGAATACTGCTGCATCCCCTACTCCGCCGACCTGCCGCCGGGGCAGGCCGCCCTCGCCGAGCCGTTGTCGGTGGCCGTACGCGCGATCCGCCGCGGCCGCGTCGGCGTCGGCGACCGCGTCGCAGTCGTCGGCGGTGGCACGGTCGGCCTGCTCACCGCGCAGGTGGCCCGGATCGCCGGCGCCGACACGGTGATGCTGGTCGAGCCCAACCCCGTACGCCGCGCACTGGCCAGCTCTTTCGGCGCCGATGTCGCGGTCACTCCGGAGGAGGCGCAGGCGGCGGCGACCGCGAGCACCGGCGGCCACGGCCTGGACGTCGTGCTCGACTGCGCCGGCGTACGCCAGGCGACGCCGCAGGCCATCGAGCTGACCAGGCGGGCCGGCCGGACCGTGCTGGTGGCGATCTATCCCGGCGACCTCACCTTCGACGCGCTCGACTTCCTGGCCAGCGAGAAGGAACTGATCGCGTCGATGTCGCACACCTACACCGCCGACTATCCGGACGCCGTACGGCTGCTGGAGACCGCGAAGGTCGACGTACGCCCGCTGATCACCGACCGCGTGGCGCTGCCGGACGTCGTACGCGACGGGTTCGAGGCTCTGGTCGCCGAGCCACAGAAGCATCTCAAAGTGGTCGTAGAGCCGCATCCGCGAGATAACTGA
- a CDS encoding DsbA family protein, whose product MSKNSPRSTVTTKGKGKAAQSRARQVAAQRLAAQRRKQRIITFSIVAVVVVAVLAVVGVVGVTVWNQTHKPAPPLAAPKGGTTSGIYVGPPTAKVTVELYIDFMCPICNQFEQTTGPTLDKMVQQGQIRIYYHPVAYLDRSSQGTMYSTRASGAAACAADAGVFDKFRSILYQNQPQENTPGLTNQQLIQFGQQAGVKDTATFEKCVNDGKYSTWTANLTDAASKGGVSGTPTVKVNGTLVGAKDTVPNTQTVTDAINKALGTKK is encoded by the coding sequence GTGAGCAAGAACAGCCCCCGCTCGACCGTGACCACCAAGGGCAAGGGGAAGGCCGCGCAGAGCCGGGCCCGGCAGGTCGCCGCGCAACGGCTCGCCGCGCAGCGCCGTAAGCAACGGATCATCACCTTCTCGATCGTCGCCGTCGTCGTGGTCGCCGTGCTGGCCGTGGTCGGCGTGGTCGGCGTGACGGTGTGGAACCAGACGCACAAGCCGGCGCCGCCGCTGGCCGCGCCCAAGGGTGGCACCACCAGCGGCATCTACGTCGGCCCACCGACCGCCAAGGTGACCGTCGAGCTCTACATCGACTTCATGTGCCCGATCTGCAACCAGTTCGAACAAACCACCGGTCCGACGCTGGACAAGATGGTGCAACAGGGCCAGATCCGGATCTACTACCACCCCGTCGCCTACCTTGACCGCTCGTCGCAGGGCACCATGTACTCGACCAGGGCCTCCGGCGCCGCCGCGTGTGCCGCCGACGCCGGCGTCTTCGACAAGTTCCGCTCGATCCTCTACCAGAACCAGCCGCAGGAGAACACGCCCGGCCTGACCAACCAGCAGCTGATCCAGTTCGGCCAACAGGCCGGCGTCAAGGACACGGCGACCTTCGAGAAGTGTGTCAACGACGGCAAATACAGCACCTGGACGGCCAACCTGACCGACGCCGCGTCCAAGGGCGGGGTCAGCGGTACGCCGACCGTCAAGGTCAACGGCACGCTGGTCGGCGCCAAGGACACCGTGCCGAACACGCAGACCGTCACCGACGCGATCAACAAGGCGCTCGGCACCAAGAAGTAG
- a CDS encoding YcnI family protein has translation MTFPHRTVRRTGALALAAGIGVAASLAIAAPAAAHVHVYPDATAAGSYAKLTFRVPNEEDGADTTKIVITVPTDHPLRSVRTKPHAGWTATTTTVNLPKAVNVGDATITKAVNSITFTAAAGQGIKPGEFDEFDVSVGPLPEGAKQLVFPTAQYYSDNKVVNWNQPTPANGQEPENPAPAFALTAKTADHDMAASEPTPTATASSDGLARGLGVAGLVFGLLGIGVAGWAVLRRPSGAKSS, from the coding sequence GTGACGTTCCCCCACCGCACCGTCCGCCGGACCGGCGCGCTCGCGCTCGCAGCCGGCATCGGCGTCGCCGCCTCGCTGGCCATCGCCGCGCCGGCTGCCGCGCACGTACACGTCTATCCGGACGCCACCGCGGCCGGCAGCTACGCCAAGCTGACCTTCCGCGTCCCCAACGAGGAGGACGGCGCCGACACGACCAAGATCGTGATCACCGTGCCGACCGACCACCCGCTGCGGTCGGTGCGTACGAAACCGCACGCCGGCTGGACCGCCACGACGACGACCGTCAACCTGCCGAAGGCGGTCAACGTCGGCGACGCGACCATCACCAAGGCGGTCAACTCGATCACCTTCACCGCCGCCGCCGGCCAGGGGATCAAGCCGGGCGAGTTCGACGAGTTCGACGTGTCGGTGGGGCCGCTGCCGGAGGGCGCGAAGCAGCTCGTCTTCCCAACCGCGCAGTATTACTCGGACAACAAGGTAGTGAACTGGAACCAACCGACCCCGGCAAACGGCCAGGAGCCGGAGAATCCCGCCCCGGCCTTCGCGCTCACCGCCAAGACGGCCGACCACGATATGGCAGCATCGGAGCCAACCCCCACCGCCACCGCCAGCTCGGACGGCCTCGCGCGTGGCCTTGGAGTCGCCGGCCTCGTCTTCGGCCTCCTCGGCATCGGCGTCGCCGGGTGGGCCGTGCTGCGCCGACCCTCTGGAGCCAAGTCGTCGTGA
- the bcp gene encoding thioredoxin-dependent thiol peroxidase — translation MTDTARLAPGDAAPDFDLETDSGDRLRLADLRGKRTILYVYPTALTPGCTTQACDFRDSLDALQTAGYQVVGLSRDPVAKLVKFREKEHLTFPLLSNVDTDVLKAYGAFGERKLYGKTVTGPIRSTFVIDADGKIEKAMYNVKATGHVAKLRRDLDI, via the coding sequence ATGACGGATACGGCCAGGCTGGCGCCGGGTGACGCGGCGCCCGACTTCGATCTCGAGACCGACTCCGGCGACCGGCTGCGGCTCGCCGACCTGCGCGGCAAGCGCACCATCCTGTACGTCTACCCCACCGCCCTGACACCGGGCTGCACCACGCAGGCCTGCGACTTCCGGGACAGCCTCGACGCGCTGCAGACGGCCGGCTACCAGGTCGTCGGGCTGTCCCGCGACCCGGTCGCCAAGCTGGTCAAGTTTCGCGAGAAGGAGCACCTCACCTTCCCGCTGCTGTCCAATGTGGACACCGACGTGCTGAAGGCCTACGGCGCGTTCGGCGAACGCAAGCTCTACGGCAAGACGGTGACCGGTCCGATCCGCTCCACGTTCGTGATCGACGCGGACGGCAAGATCGAGAAGGCCATGTACAACGTCAAGGCCACCGGCCACGTCGCCAAGCTCCGCCGCGACCTAGACATATAG
- a CDS encoding glycoside hydrolase family 2 protein, with amino-acid sequence MTHPPLHQPRPEYPRPQLRRDRWTSLNGEWAFGFDDAGAGLAERWFASTVAELAAGALDQRIVVPFAPQSKLSGIGADDRHDIVWYARTVARPDGAAATDRVLLHVGAADYHATVWVNGVQVADHSGGHTPFSADITDALSDGESTLVVRVEDDMTALDLPRGKQYWLPQSDSIFYTPTTGIWQSVWLEPVSALHLAELHLTPNVDSGAAELELSLAGNPEGARIELELSFRGDVVRTESFTADGARTDHTLTVRRLNLEAPGGNVGGWNGVALWSPEQPDLYDLRIRVYDSENTLVDELDSYFGMRSVEARDGRVFLNGRPYFQRLVLDQGYFPGGVLTAASDDDLRRDIELAKELGFNGARKHQKVEDPRWLYWADRLGFLVWGEMANAYAYSRDYVGRITSEWTEVLRRDHNHPCIIAWTPMNESWAVPQLDTNPQQRAHLRALYHLTKSLDPSRLVISNDGWQHAETDLLTLHDYRTGDIVAVNYRDPDEAVAAEAASMPAFVPGSSYGGQPILVTECGGIAFAVDGGGWGYTTAETPEDFLKRYRDLVEALVNTHAVQGFCYTQLTDVEQEINGLLTFERVPKVDLAQVKEITSLPRP; translated from the coding sequence GTGACTCACCCTCCATTACACCAGCCCCGTCCCGAATATCCGCGGCCCCAGCTGCGCCGGGACCGGTGGACCAGCCTCAACGGCGAGTGGGCCTTCGGGTTCGACGACGCAGGCGCCGGGCTGGCCGAGCGGTGGTTCGCCTCGACGGTGGCCGAACTGGCCGCCGGTGCGCTCGACCAGCGGATCGTCGTGCCGTTCGCGCCGCAGTCGAAGCTGTCCGGGATCGGCGCCGACGACCGGCACGACATCGTCTGGTATGCGCGTACGGTCGCGCGGCCGGACGGTGCCGCGGCAACCGACCGCGTCCTGCTGCACGTCGGCGCCGCCGACTATCACGCGACGGTGTGGGTCAACGGCGTACAGGTGGCCGACCACAGCGGTGGCCACACGCCGTTCAGCGCCGACATCACCGACGCGCTGAGCGACGGCGAGTCGACGCTGGTCGTCCGCGTCGAGGACGACATGACGGCGCTGGATCTGCCGCGTGGCAAGCAATACTGGCTGCCGCAGTCGGACAGCATCTTCTACACGCCGACCACCGGCATCTGGCAGAGCGTCTGGCTGGAGCCGGTTTCCGCGCTGCACCTGGCCGAACTGCACCTCACGCCCAATGTGGACAGTGGGGCCGCCGAGCTCGAGCTGAGCCTGGCCGGAAACCCGGAAGGCGCGCGGATCGAGCTGGAGCTGTCGTTCCGCGGCGACGTCGTACGCACCGAGTCGTTCACTGCGGACGGCGCGCGCACCGACCACACGCTGACCGTACGCCGGCTGAATCTGGAGGCACCGGGCGGAAACGTCGGCGGCTGGAACGGTGTGGCGCTGTGGAGCCCGGAGCAGCCGGACCTCTACGACCTGAGAATCCGGGTCTACGACAGCGAAAACACGTTGGTCGACGAGCTCGACAGCTATTTCGGCATGCGCAGCGTGGAAGCGCGTGACGGTCGCGTCTTTCTCAACGGCCGGCCGTATTTCCAGCGTCTGGTGCTCGACCAGGGCTATTTCCCCGGCGGTGTGCTGACCGCGGCGAGCGACGACGACCTGCGCCGCGACATCGAGCTGGCCAAGGAGCTCGGCTTCAACGGCGCGCGCAAACACCAGAAAGTCGAGGATCCGCGCTGGCTCTACTGGGCCGATCGGCTCGGTTTCCTGGTGTGGGGCGAAATGGCCAACGCGTACGCGTACTCACGCGACTACGTCGGCCGGATCACCAGCGAATGGACCGAAGTCCTGCGCCGCGACCACAACCATCCGTGCATCATCGCGTGGACGCCGATGAACGAGAGCTGGGCCGTGCCGCAGCTCGACACCAATCCGCAGCAGCGTGCGCATCTGCGCGCGCTCTATCACCTGACGAAATCGCTCGACCCGTCGCGGCTGGTCATTTCCAACGACGGCTGGCAACACGCGGAAACCGATCTGCTGACGCTGCACGACTATCGCACCGGAGACATCGTCGCGGTGAACTACCGCGATCCCGACGAGGCCGTCGCGGCCGAGGCGGCCAGCATGCCGGCGTTCGTACCGGGCAGCTCGTACGGCGGGCAACCGATCCTGGTGACCGAATGCGGCGGAATCGCGTTCGCGGTCGATGGCGGTGGCTGGGGTTACACGACGGCCGAGACGCCGGAGGACTTCCTCAAGCGCTATCGCGATCTGGTCGAGGCGTTGGTCAACACGCACGCCGTGCAGGGCTTCTGCTACACGCAGCTGACCGATGTCGAGCAGGAGATCAACGGCCTGCTCACCTTCGAGCGCGTACCGAAGGTCGACCTCGCGCAGGTCAAGGAGATCACCTCGCTGCCACGTCCTTAG